The following are encoded in a window of Anoplopoma fimbria isolate UVic2021 breed Golden Eagle Sablefish chromosome 3, Afim_UVic_2022, whole genome shotgun sequence genomic DNA:
- the kcnmb3 gene encoding calcium-activated potassium channel subunit beta-3 translates to MFLNTASPGRSFNIPININLQGARRRQTRESSQEQEWSRGVDGRGEQRARTQMPVSSVGEDRAILLGFAMMAFSVLMFFVVGITVVKPYVNSNWEEEASCVLLQADILEEWVDCKGVSTVPCLRARVNLTDSNQRALLHFDEESVLLAPECFYVPKCQMDRTELQEEVLKVKNSLDTQLGRTSSCFTDRVRHPRDVILNRKYTFKKALSVLLWPCLMLGGGALLVGLVKLTQCLAHLSSEVCSESAVGRLTSRYTQGKLYRMLRIPSMQSPS, encoded by the exons ATGTTCTTGAACACAGCTTCTCCCGGGAGGTCGTTCAACATCCCCATTAACATCAACCTGCAGGGTGCTCGCAGGCGGCAGACACG GGAATCAT CGCAGGAGCAGGAGTGGAGTAGAGGGGTGGATGGGCGCGGGGAACAGCGAGCTCGGACACAGATGCCGGTGTCGAGTGTCGGGGAGGACAGAGCCATCCTGCTGGGCTTCGCCATGATGGCCTTCTCTGTGCTCATGTTCTTTGTGGTCGGCATCACTGTGGTCAAACCTTATGTCAACAG TAactgggaggaggaggccagctgtgtgctgctgcaggcCGACATCCTGGAGGAGTGGGTGGACTGCAAAGGCGTGAGCACCGTGCCTTGCCTCAGGGCGAGGGTTAACCTCACAGACTCCAATCAGAGGGCTCTTCTCCACTTTGACGAGGAGTCGGTCCTCCTCGCTCCTGAG TGTTTCTACGTACCCAAATGTCAGATGGACAGAACAGAACTTCAGGAGGAGGTCCTGAAAGTGAAAAACAGCTTGGACACTCAGCTGGGGAGAACGTCATCATGCTTCACGGACCGCGTGAGGCACCCCAGGGACGTCATCCTGAACAGGAAGTACACCTTTAAGAAAGCCCTGTCTGTATTGCTGTGGCCCTGTCTGATGCTGGGTGGAGGAGCTCTGCTGGTGGGTCTTGTGAAGCTGACACAGTGCTTAGCCCATCTCTCCTCGGAGGTGTGCAGTGAGTCTGCAGTGGGCAGGCTGACCTCCAGATACACTCAGGGCAAACTGTACAGAATGCTCCGGATACCCAGCATGCAGTCTCCGTCATGA